One region of Uloborus diversus isolate 005 unplaced genomic scaffold, Udiv.v.3.1 scaffold_322, whole genome shotgun sequence genomic DNA includes:
- the LOC129233307 gene encoding probable global transcription activator SNF2L2 yields the protein MVEVANYLNGCPSKEKKASLIIAPSRILPCWEKELGKEAPKLVTKIYSGTAENRRQIATQLVKQKFDVLLTSFEYASRDNAQLSEIHWKCIFVDERFRLKSQSCKLTKVLIRKYQNAELRFLLTEKAMQENLPDSWSGINYLTPEKYDGESFEKFFNAEEPVKLRLNRKETQAAIKCLQLAMKPFLKMIADNSTTGRIDRSILNTIKCDMSFIQKKIYMNIKKGEEIFPKKCLVSVSELKTKQKVDKLTQLRKICNHPFMFDEVE from the coding sequence ATGGTTGAAGTAGCGAATTACCTGAACGGCTGCccatcaaaagagaaaaaagcaagcCTCATCATAGCTCCCTCACGGATACTGCCGTGTTGGGAGAAAGAGTTGGGAAAAGAGGCACCCAAACTGGTAACAAAGATTTATTCCGGAACGGCTGAAAACCGTCGACAAATCGCGACTCAACTCGTTAAGCAGAAATTTGATGTTCTGCTTACGAGTTTCGAATACGCTTCCAGGGACAATGCCCAACTTTCAGAAATCCACTGGAAGTGCATATTTGTCGACGAGCGTTTCCGGCTCAAGAGCCAGTCCTGCAAGCTGACGAAGGTGTTGATCCGGAAGTACCAGAATGCGGAACTGCGTTTCCTGCTGACCGAAAAGGCCATGCAGGAAAACCTTCCCGATTCTTGGTCCGGCATTAATTACTTAACTCCTGAAAAATATGACGGAGAATcatttgagaagttttttaatgCGGAGGAGCCGGTAAAACTTAGGCTCAACCGGAAAGAGACACAAGCTGCAATCAAGTGTTTGCAATTGGCGATGAAGCCCTTCCTGAAGATGATAGCAGATAACAGCACCACTGGAAGAATCGACAGAAGCATCCTGAATACCATCAAATGCGATATGTCGTTCAtccagaaaaaaatatacatgaacATCAAGAAGGGCGAAGAAATATTTCCAAAGAAGTGCCTGGTCAGCGTAAGTGAATTGAAAACGAAACAGAAGGTGGACAAGCTGACCCAACTGAGAAAAATATGCAACCACCCGTTCATGTTTGACGAAGTGGAATAG